From Calditrichota bacterium:
ATATCCGGTGATCAACGCCATTGTGGCTCATCCCAACGGATTCGAAATGGCGAGCGAAGTTGTGATGGAGCTGCAAATGGACGGACTCAATTTCAATTTAGAGCCGTCGCCGGAACATTTTCGCGGTCTCTCCCATCGCGAATGGGGCGATCAGTTGGGGATTGCGGCGATTTTGATGGAAAGTGCAAATACAGTTCAGGGAAGATACCACGGAAAATTGACTCCTGATGCCGTTTTAAGCGGAAAAGACAAGATTTACGCCGAAGCGGCGGCACACGGATTGCTGGAAGTGGATTACCCGGCAGACGGAATTCCCCTCAAAGTTCGCGTCGGGAGACATCTGGCGGCGCTGCAGAAATTTTTTGAAGTGTGGAATGGATATCATGCGGATAAATTGATTGAAATTGGAAATATCCCTGATTTTCAAGAAATTACAGAGAAAGGAATTGGATTCTTTTTGAATGAATCAAAAAAATAAATTTCACCACGAAGACTCAAAGCTTGCTATATTATAAAAAAAGTATTGCCATAAAAAAAATAAAAGGCTATACTCTAGTAAAAAAACTGGTTTATTAAAAACAAAAGGAGTATAGCCATGCGAAAGATACGAAATAAAAAGCGTATTTTCAATGAAAAAACGATTTTGGTGACCGTTGACATCGGTAAAGAGTATAATTACGGCTACATTCGCTGTTATGATGGGACAGAAGTGGCGCCGTTTAAGTTTCACAACACCTATGGAGGATTTACTATATTTTGGCACGCCATTGAGTCGATTCAGCGCGAGACGCATGTGCCGGACATTATCATCGGTTTTGAATCCACCGGGTGTTATGGGATACCGCTGATTCACTTTTTGCACGATAAGCCAGTGACTTTGGTTTATGTGAATCCCAAACATACCAAGAAAGTGAAAGAGATCAGTGACAATTCGCCGAACAAGCATGATAAAAAGGATCCGAAAGTGATTGCCGATATCATTGAATTGGGCAATTGGTTGCGCGTGGTTGTGCCGCGCGGAGTAGCTGCGGAGTTGCGAGAGTTGGTGCATGATCGAGATGATGAGTTGAAATTGCTGACCGAGTTGTATAATAAGCTGCACGCGCATGTGTTCAAGATTTTTCCGGAATTTCAACGGGTGTTCACGCATTTGGATACGAAGACAGCGCATTATTTGTTGACGCATTACCCGACACCGGAGGCAATCGCTGACCTGGGTGTGGAAAAATTGGCAGCCATTATTCGTCATCAGAGCCGAGGGCGTATGCCACAGGAGCGCGCCGAGCAGCTTTATCAATATGCGCTCACGAGTGTCGGCATTAAAGAGGGCCAGCATTGTATAGCCGACAGGATTCATCGTCTGTTGCATATTATTGAGGAGCATGAACAGTGGGTGGCAATTTATGAGCAGCGCATCGCGCATGTGCTTTCTCGTGTGCCGGAAAGTCACCTTATGCTGTCGATCAAAGGGGTGGGACCAATCACCGCGGCTGGTCTTATCGGTGAAATTGGTAATTTTCATGAATTTGCCAATTATGCCGAACTGGAAAAATTCGTCGGGTTGAATTTGTACGAAATCAGTTCGGGAAAACATCGCGGGCACAAACGCATTGCCAAGCGCGGTCGTCCCCTGGCGCGAAAATTGTTGTTTTTTGCGGCGATTAATGTCGTGCGTCAAGGCGGTATCTATCACGAGCAATACCAGAGCTATGTGGCCCGAGGCATGAAAAAAATCAAAGCCCTGACAGCCATCAGCCGCAAATTGTTGAGATTGATATATGCGCTTGTCCATCATCAGTGCGAGTTTGATCTCCAATATTTTCAAAAACAGCACGCCAGAAATGCAGCGTGATGAGAAAAACACTTGTAAGCAGGGAGATTATCATTGGTGTCATAAAGGCGATATTTATCGACCTTCTCACAAAGCTTAGTAACTCCCTGCTTGCATCATAGCTTCGATAAAGCAAGATAAAGTGAAAAACTTCAAAATACCAGAATTAAGCATGATGCGTACAAGTGTCCAATGATACCTGTTTTGCGAGCCACCCACGGGGGGGGGCAGGGATCAGGAATACCTGAAAATGATAGTTACTCTAGTAATTCAAAATAGCAAAAGATAAATATATCTATTTTCTCAAAAAAATACTTGACTTTAATAAACCAGACACCAAGTTTCTTTAATTTATTCAAAAAATCCGCGTAAATCCGTCTAATCCGTGAAAATGCGCCAGAGGCGCAGAGGACACAGAGATTTTTAAATTAATTTTTTCTTGGAGTCTTGGTGCCTGGTTTATTAAAGTCAAGTATTTTTTTGAGAA
This genomic window contains:
- a CDS encoding IS110 family transposase, with the translated sequence MRKIRNKKRIFNEKTILVTVDIGKEYNYGYIRCYDGTEVAPFKFHNTYGGFTIFWHAIESIQRETHVPDIIIGFESTGCYGIPLIHFLHDKPVTLVYVNPKHTKKVKEISDNSPNKHDKKDPKVIADIIELGNWLRVVVPRGVAAELRELVHDRDDELKLLTELYNKLHAHVFKIFPEFQRVFTHLDTKTAHYLLTHYPTPEAIADLGVEKLAAIIRHQSRGRMPQERAEQLYQYALTSVGIKEGQHCIADRIHRLLHIIEEHEQWVAIYEQRIAHVLSRVPESHLMLSIKGVGPITAAGLIGEIGNFHEFANYAELEKFVGLNLYEISSGKHRGHKRIAKRGRPLARKLLFFAAINVVRQGGIYHEQYQSYVARGMKKIKALTAISRKLLRLIYALVHHQCEFDLQYFQKQHARNAA